A DNA window from Streptomyces sp. CA-278952 contains the following coding sequences:
- a CDS encoding antitoxin — protein MGFLDNLKAKLGPAKDKVGDLAQQHGGKIEQGLDKAARTVDQKTKGKYSDKIDSGTRKAKEAVDKLGNKDGGTPGTPGTPGTPGTPGTPGSTPPPPPPAS, from the coding sequence ATGGGGTTCCTGGACAACCTGAAGGCCAAGCTGGGGCCGGCCAAGGACAAGGTCGGCGACCTCGCGCAGCAGCACGGGGGCAAGATCGAGCAGGGCCTCGACAAGGCCGCGCGCACGGTCGACCAGAAGACCAAGGGCAAATACAGCGACAAGATCGATTCGGGGACGCGCAAGGCCAAGGAGGCCGTGGACAAGCTGGGCAACAAGGACGGGGGCACCCCCGGTACGCCTGGCACCCCAGGAACTCCGGGTACGCCCGGTACTCCCGGCAGCACTCCTCCTCCGCCGCCGCCCGCTTCCTGA
- a CDS encoding type II toxin-antitoxin system PemK/MazF family toxin, protein MEFDERRPVVLLSGDDASGFRVMQVVARAGVDITGLGVEVAVGAGEALPFEGVLRFALPRPGFTPCTWVTTVSWDDLIERAGVLSSAKLSEIETALRLGGLA, encoded by the coding sequence GTGGAGTTCGACGAGCGGCGGCCGGTCGTGCTGCTGTCGGGAGACGACGCGTCCGGGTTCCGGGTGATGCAGGTCGTCGCTCGGGCGGGTGTCGACATCACCGGTCTGGGCGTCGAAGTGGCCGTAGGCGCTGGGGAAGCACTGCCCTTTGAAGGCGTGTTGCGGTTCGCGTTGCCACGTCCGGGCTTTACCCCTTGCACGTGGGTGACCACTGTGTCCTGGGACGACCTGATCGAGCGAGCGGGCGTTCTGTCCTCCGCGAAACTCAGCGAGATCGAGACCGCCCTCCGTCTCGGGGGACTCGCGTAG
- a CDS encoding class III extradiol dioxygenase subunit B-like domain-containing protein, which yields MLVAAAVCPCPPLLVPEVAAGAAPELEAARDACLDAVGVLAASRPDLLVVVGPADDRSAGPHPAGARGSFRGIGVNLDVTLGDAPPDAAAPDRPLPGSLTVGAWLLGRARWTGAPVDGFAVAESEAAPECAAAGHSLARRAERVALLVMGDGSACRTLKAPGYLDERAAAFDARATEALGSADLDALAALDATLARELKAAGRAPWQLLGGAARGAGLAGRLLYEDAPYGVGYTVAAWS from the coding sequence ATGCTTGTCGCCGCCGCCGTGTGCCCCTGTCCGCCGCTCCTGGTGCCCGAGGTCGCCGCCGGGGCCGCCCCCGAGCTCGAGGCCGCGCGTGACGCGTGCCTCGACGCCGTGGGTGTGCTCGCCGCCTCGCGCCCGGACCTGCTCGTCGTCGTGGGACCGGCTGACGACCGGTCCGCCGGGCCCCACCCGGCAGGCGCGCGCGGGTCCTTCCGGGGCATCGGCGTGAACCTCGACGTGACACTCGGTGACGCCCCGCCGGATGCCGCCGCCCCGGACCGGCCGCTGCCGGGGTCCCTCACCGTGGGCGCCTGGCTGCTGGGCCGGGCCCGATGGACGGGCGCTCCCGTCGACGGGTTCGCCGTGGCGGAGAGCGAGGCCGCCCCGGAGTGCGCGGCGGCCGGACACTCCCTCGCCCGGCGTGCCGAGCGGGTCGCGCTCCTCGTGATGGGCGACGGCAGCGCCTGCCGCACGCTCAAGGCCCCCGGCTACCTCGACGAGCGGGCAGCCGCCTTCGACGCCCGCGCCACCGAAGCGCTCGGCTCCGCGGACCTCGACGCCCTCGCCGCGCTCGACGCGACGCTCGCCCGTGAACTCAAGGCGGCCGGACGTGCCCCCTGGCAACTGCTCGGCGGCGCCGCGCGGGGCGCCGGGCTCGCCGGTCGACTGCTGTACGAGGACGCCCCGTACGGCGTGGGCTACACCGTCGCCGCCTGGTCCTGA
- a CDS encoding ATP-grasp domain-containing protein, whose translation MTAALARVGIEAVALPWDEPVDWSRFAAVVLEAPWDYPKRSDEFLTWARRAATESVLFNHFPMVEWNSDKRYLSDLAADGVPVVPSTWTSPGKEWEAPAEGEYVVKPSVSCSAKDTARYGPGTAERTRAHRHAEELLARGRTVLTQPYQHAVDAHGELSLIYLDGAYSHAVRRSALLKPGAEAQGGLFTTATVTPRPATGPELDCGDAVVKAVAARFGCPLYARIDLVPGPQGAPLLLECEVIEPSLFLTHSSTAADDLAAALVRRLSGTRLRSTGGGQDTSSTYS comes from the coding sequence TTGACCGCGGCTCTGGCGCGGGTCGGCATCGAAGCGGTGGCCTTGCCGTGGGACGAGCCCGTGGACTGGAGCCGGTTCGCCGCCGTCGTGCTCGAAGCCCCATGGGACTACCCCAAGCGCAGCGACGAGTTCCTCACCTGGGCTCGCCGGGCGGCCACGGAGTCGGTGCTGTTCAACCACTTCCCCATGGTCGAGTGGAACAGCGACAAGCGGTACCTGTCCGACCTCGCCGCCGACGGCGTGCCGGTCGTGCCCAGCACATGGACCAGCCCGGGCAAGGAGTGGGAGGCCCCCGCGGAAGGTGAGTACGTCGTCAAACCGTCCGTCTCGTGCTCCGCCAAGGACACCGCGCGCTACGGTCCCGGAACGGCGGAGCGGACTCGGGCACACCGCCATGCCGAGGAGCTGCTGGCGCGGGGCAGGACCGTACTGACCCAGCCCTACCAGCACGCCGTCGACGCACACGGAGAACTGTCGCTGATCTACCTGGACGGGGCCTACAGTCACGCCGTGCGGCGCAGTGCTCTGCTCAAGCCCGGCGCCGAGGCCCAGGGCGGGCTGTTCACCACCGCGACCGTGACTCCCCGCCCCGCGACCGGGCCGGAACTCGACTGCGGTGACGCCGTGGTCAAGGCCGTGGCCGCCCGCTTCGGCTGTCCGCTGTACGCACGGATCGACCTGGTACCCGGGCCACAGGGCGCCCCGCTGCTACTGGAATGCGAAGTCATCGAACCCTCGCTGTTCCTCACCCACAGTTCTACTGCCGCCGATGATCTGGCTGCCGCCCTGGTGCGGCGTCTGTCCGGGACACGTCTGCGGAGCACCGGGGGCGGCCAGGACACTTCCAGCACGTACAGC
- a CDS encoding glutamine synthetase family protein — MTDRAAGAEQAMAGMAEAGVRVVALSWVDNAGVSRMKAVPLGRLPQLADHGVGMSPVFDTFLVDDSVARADGHGGPVGDLLLLPEMNRLTPLAAQPGWAWAPADRFSQDGAPYPGCHRSFVNRMVQGAADLGLRLLMGFETEWSVGPGRIGDGPAYGLSRLADSGAYLLDVVDALTAQGVEVLQVHPEYEPGQFEVSTAADGPLCAADTAVLVRHTVRTVSHAHGLQASFAPLTTASGIGNGGHLHLSLWRGEENLLHGGSGARGMTAEGEAFLAGVLRSLPALTAIGCPAPASYLRLAPSAWAGVYRCWGWENREAALRFVTGPADRASRCTNAELKCFDQAANPYLVVGSVIAAGLAGCEEALRLPEEYGDDPAHADTDDLERLGIERLPTSLDEAVGHLKGSAVLRKAMGDHLFGSVLAVRGAEDSLFAGRTRAETVEATRWRY; from the coding sequence ATGACTGACCGCGCGGCGGGAGCGGAGCAGGCGATGGCCGGCATGGCCGAGGCAGGGGTGCGCGTTGTCGCGCTGAGCTGGGTCGACAACGCCGGCGTCAGCCGGATGAAGGCCGTGCCGCTGGGACGTCTGCCCCAGCTCGCGGACCATGGCGTGGGGATGTCCCCGGTGTTCGATACGTTCCTGGTGGACGATTCGGTGGCCCGTGCGGACGGCCACGGCGGACCGGTCGGCGACCTGCTGCTGCTTCCGGAGATGAACCGGCTCACCCCGTTGGCGGCACAGCCGGGCTGGGCCTGGGCGCCGGCGGACCGCTTCAGCCAGGACGGGGCACCGTACCCGGGGTGCCATCGGTCCTTCGTGAACCGCATGGTGCAGGGGGCGGCGGATCTGGGGCTGCGCTTGCTCATGGGGTTCGAGACGGAGTGGAGCGTCGGTCCGGGGCGTATCGGCGACGGTCCGGCCTACGGGCTGTCCCGGCTGGCGGATTCCGGTGCGTATCTCCTTGACGTTGTCGATGCGCTCACCGCGCAGGGTGTGGAGGTCCTCCAGGTTCACCCGGAGTACGAACCGGGGCAGTTCGAGGTGTCCACCGCCGCCGACGGTCCGCTGTGCGCCGCCGACACCGCCGTCCTGGTGCGGCACACGGTGCGCACCGTGTCCCACGCTCATGGGTTGCAGGCGTCTTTCGCCCCTCTGACGACAGCATCCGGCATCGGCAACGGCGGGCATCTGCACCTGAGCCTGTGGCGCGGCGAGGAGAACCTCCTGCATGGCGGCAGCGGGGCTCGTGGCATGACGGCGGAGGGTGAGGCGTTCCTCGCCGGCGTTCTGCGGTCCCTGCCCGCTCTGACGGCGATCGGCTGCCCCGCCCCGGCCAGTTACCTGCGGCTGGCACCGTCCGCCTGGGCCGGTGTCTACCGCTGTTGGGGCTGGGAGAACCGGGAGGCTGCGCTGCGGTTCGTCACCGGTCCGGCGGACCGGGCATCACGGTGCACGAACGCCGAACTCAAGTGCTTCGACCAGGCGGCCAACCCCTACCTTGTGGTGGGTTCGGTCATCGCGGCCGGTCTGGCGGGGTGCGAGGAGGCGTTGCGCCTGCCCGAGGAGTACGGCGATGACCCGGCGCACGCCGACACCGATGATCTCGAGCGGCTCGGTATCGAGCGGCTCCCGACCAGCCTGGATGAGGCAGTCGGTCACCTCAAGGGCTCGGCGGTGCTCCGTAAAGCGATGGGGGACCACCTTTTCGGCTCGGTACTCGCGGTACGCGGCGCGGAGGACAGCCTCTTCGCCGGCCGCACCCGGGCGGAGACCGTCGAAGCCACCCGCTGGCGCTACTGA
- the miaA gene encoding tRNA (adenosine(37)-N6)-dimethylallyltransferase MiaA, with translation MTPPASAPRVITVVGPTAAGKSDLGVFLAQRLGGEVINADSMQLYRGMDIGTAKLTLPERDGVPHRLLDIWDVTETASVAEYQRLARLEIDRLLAEGRTPILVGGSGLYVKGAIDALEFPGTDPEVRARLEAELTERGSGVLHERLAAADPEAARSILASNGRRIVRALEVIEITGKPFTANLPGEEPVYDAVQIGVDVDRPELDERIALRVDRMWEAGLVDEVRALEASGLREGLTASRALGYQQILAVLAGECTEDDARAETVRATKRFARRQDSWFRRDARVVWLGGGHRDRGELPHRALTLVERAVTA, from the coding sequence GTGACCCCTCCCGCTTCCGCTCCCCGCGTCATCACCGTCGTAGGCCCCACCGCAGCCGGAAAGTCGGATCTGGGAGTCTTTCTCGCCCAGCGGCTCGGCGGCGAGGTGATCAACGCCGATTCCATGCAGCTCTACCGGGGCATGGACATCGGCACCGCGAAGCTGACGCTCCCCGAGCGCGACGGCGTGCCGCACCGACTGCTGGACATCTGGGACGTCACCGAGACCGCCAGCGTCGCCGAGTACCAGCGACTGGCCCGCCTGGAGATCGACCGGCTGCTCGCCGAGGGGCGCACGCCGATCCTCGTCGGCGGCTCCGGGCTGTACGTGAAGGGCGCCATCGACGCCCTGGAGTTCCCCGGTACGGACCCCGAGGTGCGCGCTCGCCTCGAAGCGGAGCTGACCGAGCGCGGCTCGGGCGTCCTCCACGAGCGCCTCGCCGCCGCCGACCCGGAGGCCGCCCGGTCCATCCTGGCGAGCAACGGCCGACGCATCGTCCGCGCCCTCGAAGTCATCGAGATCACCGGCAAGCCGTTCACCGCCAACCTCCCCGGCGAGGAGCCGGTCTACGACGCCGTGCAGATCGGCGTCGACGTGGACCGCCCCGAACTGGACGAGCGGATCGCCCTGCGTGTCGACCGGATGTGGGAGGCGGGGCTCGTGGACGAGGTGCGCGCCCTGGAGGCGTCCGGGCTGCGCGAGGGCCTCACGGCCTCGCGGGCCCTCGGCTACCAGCAGATCCTCGCGGTGCTCGCGGGGGAGTGCACCGAGGACGACGCGCGGGCCGAGACCGTACGCGCCACCAAGCGCTTCGCCCGCCGTCAGGACTCCTGGTTCCGCCGTGACGCGCGTGTCGTGTGGCTCGGAGGCGGACACCGTGACCGGGGGGAACTCCCGCACCGGGCGCTGACGTTGGTCGAACGAGCGGTCACGGCCTGA
- the miaB gene encoding tRNA (N6-isopentenyl adenosine(37)-C2)-methylthiotransferase MiaB → MSSGNRSEAVDVQKSYEVRTYGCQMNVHDSERLSGLLEGAGYVRAPEGSDGDADVVVFNTCAVRENADNKLYGNLGRLAPMKTKRPGMQIAVGGCLAQKDRDTIVKRAPWVDVVFGTHNIGKLPVLLERARIQEEAQIEIAESLEAFPSTLPTRRESAYAAWVSISVGCNNTCTFCIVPALRGKEKDRRTGDILAEIEALVAEGVSEITLLGQNVNAYGSDIGDREAFSKLLRACGAIEGLERVRFTSPHPRDFTDDVIAAMAETPNVMPQLHMPMQSGSDSILKAMRRSYRQDRFLGIIEKVRAAMPDAAISTDIIVGFPGETEEDFEQTMHAVREARFANAFTFQYSKRPGTPAADMDGQIPKEVVQERYMRLSALQEQISWDENKKQVGRTLDVMVAEGEGRKDGATRRLSGRAPDNRLVHFTPPEKAVRPGDVVTVEITYAAPHHLLAEGTPLAVRSTRAGDAWEKRTTEAAAKPAGVMLGLPGIGAPDPLPATAAPACGIG, encoded by the coding sequence ATGAGCAGCGGCAACCGGAGCGAAGCAGTGGACGTCCAGAAGAGCTACGAGGTGCGCACCTACGGGTGCCAGATGAACGTCCACGACTCCGAACGGCTGTCGGGTCTCCTGGAGGGCGCCGGTTACGTCCGGGCCCCCGAAGGCTCCGACGGTGACGCCGACGTCGTCGTCTTCAACACCTGCGCGGTGCGGGAGAACGCCGACAACAAGCTGTACGGAAACCTCGGCCGCCTCGCGCCCATGAAGACCAAGCGCCCCGGGATGCAGATCGCCGTCGGCGGCTGTCTCGCGCAGAAGGACCGCGACACCATCGTCAAGCGGGCCCCCTGGGTCGACGTCGTCTTCGGCACCCACAACATCGGCAAGCTGCCGGTCCTCCTGGAGCGCGCCCGCATCCAGGAGGAGGCGCAGATCGAGATCGCCGAATCCCTGGAGGCCTTCCCCTCCACGCTCCCCACCCGCCGCGAGTCCGCCTACGCCGCGTGGGTCTCCATCTCGGTCGGCTGCAACAACACCTGCACCTTCTGCATCGTCCCGGCGCTGCGCGGCAAGGAGAAGGACCGCCGCACCGGCGACATCCTGGCCGAGATCGAGGCCCTGGTCGCCGAGGGCGTCTCCGAGATCACCCTGCTCGGCCAGAACGTGAACGCGTACGGCTCCGACATCGGCGACCGCGAGGCCTTCTCCAAGCTGCTGCGCGCCTGTGGTGCCATCGAGGGCCTGGAGCGCGTCCGCTTCACCTCGCCGCACCCCCGCGACTTCACCGACGACGTCATCGCCGCCATGGCCGAGACGCCCAACGTGATGCCGCAGCTGCACATGCCGATGCAGTCCGGATCGGACAGCATCCTGAAGGCGATGCGCCGCTCCTACCGCCAGGATCGCTTCCTGGGAATCATCGAGAAGGTGCGCGCCGCGATGCCGGACGCCGCCATCTCCACCGACATCATCGTGGGCTTCCCCGGCGAGACGGAGGAGGACTTCGAGCAGACGATGCACGCCGTCCGCGAGGCCCGTTTCGCCAACGCGTTCACCTTCCAGTACTCCAAGCGCCCCGGGACCCCCGCCGCCGACATGGACGGCCAGATCCCCAAGGAGGTCGTCCAGGAGCGGTACATGCGCCTGTCCGCCCTCCAGGAGCAGATCTCCTGGGACGAGAACAAGAAGCAGGTCGGCCGCACCCTGGACGTCATGGTCGCGGAGGGCGAGGGCCGCAAGGACGGCGCCACCCGGCGCCTCTCCGGCCGCGCCCCCGACAACCGGCTGGTCCACTTCACACCGCCCGAGAAGGCCGTGCGCCCCGGCGACGTCGTGACCGTCGAGATCACCTACGCCGCTCCGCACCACCTGCTCGCCGAGGGCACACCGCTCGCCGTACGGTCCACCCGCGCGGGCGACGCCTGGGAGAAGCGCACCACCGAGGCGGCCGCCAAGCCCGCCGGAGTGATGCTCGGCCTCCCCGGCATCGGCGCCCCGGACCCGCTCCCGGCCACCGCGGCCCCGGCCTGCGGCATCGGCTGA